From the Theobroma cacao cultivar B97-61/B2 chromosome 2, Criollo_cocoa_genome_V2, whole genome shotgun sequence genome, one window contains:
- the LOC18608898 gene encoding delta(3,5)-Delta(2,4)-dienoyl-CoA isomerase, peroxisomal — MEEKYETLEILQNSPNSGVFNLIFNRPSVRNALSLDFFNEFPKALNALDQNPNVAAIVLSGAGDHFCAGIDLKSLKDIFRNHSGDRGRSGERLRRQIKFMQDAITAIERCRKPVIAAIHGACIGGGIDIVTACDVRCCTRDAFFSVKEVDLAITADLGSLQRLPGIIGFGNTMELALTSRRFSGQEAKELGLVSQVFWSKEDLSEGVRNIAEGIGGKSPLAVSGTKAVLLRSRELSLEQGLDYVATWNSSMLLSDDLTQAISAQIHKKKPVFAKL; from the exons ATGGAAGAGAAATACGAAACCCTGGAAATTCTCCAAAATTCACCAAACTCTGGAGTCTTTAACCTAATCTTTAACCGCCCATCTGTCCGCAACGCGCTTTCTCTCGACTTCTTCAACGAATTCCCCAAAGCTCTTAACGCCCTCGACCAAAACCCTAACGTCGCCGCTATAGTCCTATCCGGAGCCGGCGACCACTTCTGTGCAGGCATCGACCTCAAAAGCCTCAAAGACATCTTCCGCAATCACTCCGGCGACCGCGGCCGCTCCGGTGAGCGATTACGGAGACAGATCAAGTTCATGCAAGATGCCATCACCGCCATCGAGCGGTGCCGTAAACCGGTAATCGCGGCGATACACGGCGCATGCATCGGCGGAGGGATCGATATCGTGACGGCCTGTGACGTAAGGTGTTGTACGAGGGATGCGTTTTTCTCTGTGAAGGAAGTCGATTTGGCTATTACGGCTGATCTCGGATCGCTCCAGAGGCTGCCTGGGATTATCGGGTTCGGCAACACCATGGAGCTGGCGTTAACAAGTCGGAGGTTTTCGGGTCAGGAGGCAAAGGAGTTGGGTCTTGTTTCTCAGGTTTTCTGGTCAAAGGAGGACTTGAGTGAAGGCGTCCGTAACATTGCGGAGG GAATTGGTGGGAAGTCTCCACTAGCCGTGAGTGGGACAAAAGCTGTGTTGCTAAGAAGCAGGGAGTTGAGTTTGGAACAAGGATTAGATTATGTTGCAACTTGGAACTCTTCGATGCTTCTGTCTGATGATCTGACCCAGGCAATCTCTGCCCAAATCCACAAAAAGAAACCTGTTTTTGCTAAGCTGTGA
- the LOC18608900 gene encoding bidirectional sugar transporter SWEET15 → MAVMGDHHSWAVAFGVFGNIISVLVYLAPVPTFYRIYRKKSTESFQSLPYQVALFSSMLWLYYALIKKDAFLLITINSFGCIVETMYISIYIAYASKNSRMSAMKLFVGMNVGLFSLILILTRFLVKSSIRIQLLGWICVAISVSVFAAPLNIVARVIRTGSVEFMPFNLSFFLTLSAIMWFAYGLFIKDICVALPNVLGFVLGMLQMLLYAVYRNTKKAIEEKKPPEQLKTVVVLSTIGASEVYPVDIQPDANSNKTKENEQTGEPDKTEKSLEDSSDLQSNECPV, encoded by the exons ATGGCTGTAATGGGTGATCACCATTCTTGGGCTGTCGCATTTGGTGTCTTCG GTAACATCATCTCTGTCCTTGTATATCTCGCTCCAGT aCCAACATTCTACCGAATTTACAGAAAGAAATCAACAGAGAGTTTCCAATCACTTCCTTACCAAGTGGCATTGTTCAGCTCCATGCTATGGCTTTATTACGCGTTGATCAAAAAGGATGCTTTCCTTCTCATCACCATCAACTCCTTTGGATGTATTGTAGAGACTATGTACATATCTATATACATAGCTTATGCATCAAAGAATAGCAGG ATGTCAGCTATGAAACTTTTTGTTGGTATGAACGTGGGGCTGTTTTCTTTAATCCTTATTCTCACGCGCTTTCTGGTGAAAAGTTCAATTCGTATCCAGCTTCTTGGTTGGATTTGCGTTGCCATCTCTGTATCTGTCTTTGCAGCACCTTTAAACATTGTG GCACGAGTTATTCGAACGGGGAGTGTTGAGTTCATGCCATTCAACttatcatttttcctcacatTGAGTGCAATTATGTGGTTTGCCTATGGACTATTCATTAAAGACATTTGTGTTGCT CTTCCGAATGTCCTAGGCTTCGTCTTGGGGATGCTCCAGATGCTGCTGTACGCAGTTTACAGAAACACCAAAAAGGCCATAGAGGAGAAGAAGCCCCCAGAACAATTGAAAACTGTTGTTGTCCTGAGCACAATAGGCGCCTCGGAAGTCTATCCTGTTGATATTCAACCAGATGCAAACAGTAATAAGACAAAAGAGAACGAACAGACAGGGGAGCCTGATAAAACTGAGAAAAGCTTGGAAGATTCCAGTGACCTCCAATCAAATGAATGTCCTGTTTGA
- the LOC18608901 gene encoding serine/threonine-protein kinase PBS1, protein MGCFPCFDSSEEEKLTPVKETDDRKQGQPTVSSNISRLSSGGDRLRSRSNGGSKRELPSPRDGPGVQIAAQIFTFRELAAATKNFRPESFLGEGGFGRVYKGRLESTGQVVAVKQLDRNGLQGNREFLVEVLMLSLLHHPNLVNLIGYCADGDQRLLVYEFMPLGSLEDHLHDLPPEKEPLDWNTRMKIAAGAAKGLEYLHDKANPPVIYRDFKSSNILLDEGFHPKLSDFGLAKLGPVGDKSHVSTRVMGTYGYCAPEYAMTGQLTVKSDVYSFGVVFLELITGRKAIDSTRPHGEQNLVTWARPLFNDRRKFSKLADPRLQGRYPMRGLYQALAVASMCIQEQAATRPLIGDVVTALSYLANQAYDRNAVGHGYRGPGDKDDKRYRDDRGGRVSRNDEGGASGRRWDLEGSEKEDSPRETARMLNRDLDRERAVAEAKMWGENWREKRRQSAQGSFDGSNG, encoded by the exons ATGGGTTGCTTTCCTTGTTTCGATTCAAGTGAAGAGGAGAAGTTAACTCCCGTCAAAGAAACCGATGATCGAAAGCAAGGCCAACCAACCGTTTCCTCTAACATTTCCAGATTATCTTCAG GAGGGGACAGGCTTAGATCAAGAAGTAATGGAGGGTCCAAAAGGGAATTACCAAGTCCCAGGGATGGGCCTGGTGTCCAAATTGCTGCtcaaatttttacttttcgTGAGCTTGCAGCTGCAACAAAGAATTTCAGGCCAGAGTCTTTCTTAGGTGAAGGTGGATTTGGACGTGTGTACAAAGGGCGGCTTGAGAGTACTGGTCAg GTAGTTGCTGTCAAACAGCTGGATAGAAATGGTCTCCAGGGTAACAGGGAATTTCTGGTTGAGGTTCTCATGCTCAGCCTTCTTCATCATCCTAATCTAGTTAACCTGATTGGTTATTGTGCTGATGGAGATCAACGGCTTCTTGTCTATGAATTCATGCCCTTGGGATCCTTGGAAGATCACCTTCATG ATCTTCCACCCGAGAAGGAACCACTAGATTGGAACACAAGAATGAAGATTGCAGCTGGCGCTGCTAAAGGTTTGGAATACCTGCATGATAAAGCAAACCCGCCTGTTATATACAGGGACTTCAAGTCCTCCAACATATTACTGGATGAAGGATTTCACCCAAAGTTATCTGATTTTGGGCTTGCAAAACTTGGTCCTGTTGGAGACAAATCACATGTTTCCACCAGGGTAATGGGCACATATGGTTATTGTGCTCCTGAGTATGCCATGACTGGTCAATTGACAGTGAAATCTGATGTTTATAGTTTTGGGGTGGTCTTCTTGGAGCTAATTACGGGACGGAAAGCTATTGACAGCACACGACCCCATGGAGAACAAAACCTTGTTACATGG GCACGTCCATTATTCAATGACCGCcgcaaattttcaaaattggcAGATCCCCGACTGCAGGGACGATATCCAATGCGAGGTCTCTACCAAGCTCTAGCCGTGGCATCCATGTGCATTCAAGAGCAGGCTGCCACACGTCCTCTGATTGGGGATGTGGTCACTGCCCTCTCTTATTTGGCAAATCAGGCATACGATCGTAATGCGGTAGGGCATGGCTACAGAGGCCCTGGAGATAAGGATGACAAAAGATACAGAGATGACAGAGGAGGAAGGGTATCAAGGAATGATGAAGGAGGAGCATCTGGCCGTAGGTGGGATTTGGAAGGGTCTGAGAAGGAAGACTCCCCCAGAGAAACTGCCAGGATGTTGAATAGGGATTTGGATAGGGAAAGAGCTGTAGCCGAGGCCAAAATGTGGGGAGAGAATTGGCGAGAAAAAAGGAGACAAAGTGCGCAGGGTAGTTTCGATGGGTCTAATGGGTAG